CTGGAAACCAAATTGCAGCAGCAGGGCCAGCGAGGCCACTGTCATGCCCACCACGCGCCTGAGGCCGAAACGTCCTTCCATCGATACAATCGTCAGGAAAAGCAGGAGATTGAGCACTCCGCTGCGCGAAGCGGTAAGGGGAATAATTATGATCGGAATAACGACGGCCACGACCCAGGCGATGCGCCCAAACCAGTGCCGTACCTGGCCACGGTAGTACCAGGTCAGCGACAGGCAGAAAAGTGCAAAATAGGCGAGCTTGTTTGGGTTGCGTCCGGTGTAAAGCGCCGTGCCGATGTCACCGAGCACCCGGACCCTACCCGTACCCCAACCGAAGGGGCCTGCCTCCGCACTGATGCTGAAGTAGGTCATCACGAGACACGCGACCACGGTCGCCATTACCGCGGTGATCTCCCGGGGAGTACGCACGAAAAAGAAAAGAAAAACCAGAAACAAGTAGCGAGTGATCAGCTTCAAGCGCGGATCACGCATGTCGATGAGCACCGAGTAGTCGGCGGCCCTTACGCGCAACGTTTTCTCGACCACCACCCCCGACGCGCCCTCAATCGGAGGCATGTAGGCAAACGCCGATACGATAAAAATCAGCGCGGCAATAGCAAGAGCGATCATGACCGGATCAGTGAAAAGCCAACCGGGACGCTCCCTGATAAAACCGATAGCCAGCATACCAAGGAACACCACCCCCAGCACGTTGTTGATGGTTATGTTACCTCCGGCAATCAGGAAGTTGGGGTAGGTAAAAAGGAAAGTAACCACGTAGATGCAGATGCCCACCACCGGGCGGCGCAGCACCAGAGAACCGGCGAGCAACGCAGAGCCGGCACCAAGCACGACCATTCCGCCGCCCGTTCTCAAAGCCAAAGCGGCCACCGTGGCCACCACGACGGCTGCCACGTAGGCAGCGAGCTGCCCCCCGCGTGCCGCGGGCATTGTTTGCTGGGTTATCATCGCCATCGGGCGAGTGCCCTACCGGTCAGGCTACGAGCTCGGATATAGACACGGGTATGTACTCGCGCCGCTTGTTGAGAACCGATCCCAGGACTTCGCCACCGGCCTTTCGCACGGCTTCTATAGTCCTCGAAGCTACTACGACGGGTGTCGAATCGGCCTCCACGACCAGGACCACTCCGTCGACCGCACCGGCAACCGTGGCGGCGTCCGGGTACAGCGCAAACGGCGGTACATCGATGAACACCTGGTCGGCCTGCGACGCGAGCTCTTTTACAAGGGCAGGCATGTCGGCTTTCTCGAGCAGCACAATTGCGTCGTCGCCGCCGGTCCCGGCGGTGACCAGGCGAACGCCGCTCTCCGCGGTGTCCTGTATCACCTGGTCCAGGGTCTTCTCGCCGGAGATAACATTCATGACACCTTCGGGCGAACCGGCCTGGGCCATGCGCCACAAGGAAGGGGTACGGAAGTTCATGTCGACAAGGAGAACCTTGTTTTTCCCCTTGGCGGCTGCCGCCCGGGCCAGCAACCACGCAACCGACGAGGCACCCTCGCCGTGCAGCGAACTCGAAACCACGACGGTTTTTACTTCGCCGCCGATGTTGACACTGGCCATGGCCTGCCGCAGTTCGAAATCCTCATCGGCCGTGGCCGTGGCGATCCCGGGTGCAGCGACGTCCCGCCGCCCGGTCCCGGCAGCTCCCGACCTGAGGTTCTCGGCTCTCTTCAGTGCTTCGTAAGTTCTGCTCATGATTTTCTCGCTCCCGTTCCACTCGCACCGCTTTCACCGTACTCGTCTTCCGCCAGCTCCGCTATAACGGGAACCCCGAGGTTGTAGCGCACATCGGCGGCGCTATTCATCACCGGGGTCAACAGCTCCATCGCCACCGCCGAACCAACGCTTATCAGCAGGGCGGCAAACAACGACAGCACCAAGGTAACGACCTTGAAGTCGGGCACCTTCTGCAGGGGAAGACCCGCTGCCTCGATGATGCTCACGCCCGAAATACCCGCCTGGTCCATCGCGCTCGAAACGCGCAGTTGGTCAAACTTCTGCAGAAGACCGCGGTAAGCGTCCTTCTTCTCCTGCCTGTTACGGCGCATTCTCATCACTTCGTAGTGCTGCTCGTGCATCGTGGCAATGCGTACTCCGTAGCCGCCGAGTTTCTCGGCGAGAAGTACCCTGCGCGACTCCAGTGCCCCGATCTCCGCCTGGGAATCCAACAAGGACTCCTCGATACGCCGGCGAATACTCGAAGCGGAGATTTTCTTGCGACCGACAATGGTCTTCTCCTGGATCTCCACCTGGGCCGCGAGCGCCGCTATCTCCCTGTCCACGTCCATGAGCAAGCGATGCTCGGGAGTGTAGAGCTGCAACAACCGTCCTCTTTCAATCTCAAGGCGCGAAAGGTTCTGGCGCAGGAAGCCAACCAGCGGGTTGGGCACCATGTCCACCTCGGAGGTACCGCTCTCCGGTACGTACTCAAGCTCTGCCTCCAGCGCTACGATCCTCGTCCCCGTCTCGGCGATCGAAGCCTCGGTCCTCCGCAGGTCTGCCTCAACCTGGGCCTGCTGGCGGATGAGCGCATCCTTTTGTGTCGCCACCGCAGTGAGGCCGTGTTCCTTGTCAAAATCCTCAAGTTCCTTGTCCATGATCCCCAGGGAGGCACGGGCCATTAGGAGCTCTCGTTCAAAAAACTCGGCCGCGCCCCTCGAGCTGTGCAGCTCTATGGAGTAGTCGACATAAAGCCTGACCAGCGAGTTGACCACCAGTACCGCCGCCTCCTCGGAAGAACTTCGGTACGAAACCTCGACCACGTTGGAGTCAGCCTTGCGCACCACCCTCAAGGAAACCTGCAAGTCCTCTATGGAAGGAACGTCGGGGTCAGCCTCGCCATCGCCGGCCATCGCCGCGGCCAGATCGAAGTGCAACCTGCGCAGCAGTTCACGGCTCCTGAGAACCTGCATCTCCGAATTCACCAACGAATCGTTGGGAAGACTGGAAACTTCTTCCTTGCGATCCATGGGCGAGACCTCGGGATAGACGCGGTCCTTGCCTATGAGAATCTTGGCCGACGCGCTGTAAGTCGGAGCCTTGAGCAGGTTACCCAGGTTGCTGGGCACGAAGACCAGCAAAAAGAGCAACACTACAAGGCGTCGGTGTTTGAAAACGGCCCCAGTCGCCTGGCGCAGCAGATATCCGGATCTTGCTTCCATCGAACTTCGTCCTCTCCTAGTTTCCTATGTTCGGAAGCCGCGTGCTCGGCTCCCTGATGGGTATCAGTCCGCGAATGTACTGATCAACCCAATTGTTGGCGTTGGCGATCCAGGTACGGGGCACGAACACCACGTCATTGGGTCCCAGCAGCGCATCGGCGCTGGCATCTCCGTCTTTTATCATTGCTTCAAGGTCGAGCCTGTCGGCTTCGTAAGCACCGGGCCCCTTCCAGCGAACAAGCAGCACGCTGTCAACCTTGGCCGTGCGCTTGAGCCCGCCGCGCTCAACTATGGCCCTGAAGGAAGTCATACCGGGCCTCAGTGACACATAGCCGGGATCCCCGACTTCGCCACCCACGTAGACGCGCCTGACCGCCATCTCACGGATCACCACGCTCACAGTGGGTTCACGGTAGGTCACCGACGCCCTGCTCAGCAGGTCCCTGCTCAAGTCCCAGGTCGTCAGGCCGGCCGCCCTGAACTCCCCGAGGGAAGGCACGCCAACGTGGCCATCACTCCTGACGGTGGCCACGGTGTCCAGCTCCGGGTGGAAAGGAAACTTGATATCGATCACGTCGCCCACCACCACGCTGTACGGCAGCGTACTCCCGTCGGCCGCCAGGGCCTCCGAGGGGATAAATGGGCCTTTTGTTAATTCCATGGCTGCCGAGCAGCCCGAAAGCACAACCGCCGTTACCAGGATTAAAGTTCTGATTATCGTCATCATAGTGTTCTTTCCGTTCTGTAGTCATTGCCCCGGCAGACCGCATGGAGCGGCATCCGGGGCGAGATTTCTCTCCCCAGGGGGAGCAAATATAATGCCACGATATCCCCCATCTGCGGGGACCTTTCTTCCCCCGACCGGGGGGGGATTCCCACCCATCTGGCCGCTCGGGCACCCCGCCCGGGTGGGTTTTTGTGATTATGGAGCTTCATCGATTAAACTGCCTTTATTCGTTGCCGGAGGCTCGGCCCCGACTCTGCGTCATTGCATAAACGCAAGGCTGGGCGTTTCCGCACTGCCGCGTCACTCAAGCCCCGGGTATCGAGGCGGGCGAAACATCAGTGGCCAGCTGGCCCGCGGGCTCGAGGCTTGCTTCGTGTACCGCTGAGTTAACAACGAGATCGGCCACGCGAAGCGCCGAATCGCGATCGCCGAAGCCGACCGCGAACAGACCCAGTCCGCGTCCGTCTTCCAACCTGCGAGTCTTCAAGGACACCCCTGCCTTCTGGCTCGTCACGAGATCGCGCATACCGTCAAGGCGTTCCAAACTAACGCTCGCCACCAACAGTACCTGCCAGCTGCCGGGCTTGCCGGTGCTGACCATTGCCCGCGCGTCGTTGAAAGGCAGGAACAGGGTACCGCCAACCGCCAGCTTCCTGGGGTTACCCAGCTCAGGGTTGGCTTCAAAAATACGATCCAGCGTTGCCGGAAGAGTGTTTCCGTAAGCCGCCTCGGCGATGTCCCAGATCGTATCGCCGTTTTTGACCACCACATCCCTACCCGCAGCTACACCTGCGCCCGCAGTTATGTGCAAGGCCGGGTTTGCCGGGCGACTGGTATCGTAGAGTCTCGCGGCGGTTGACCTGGCGAGTATCGCTGCGAGCCGCGTGCTGGCAGAAACACCATCGAGGCGTTCCTCGCTGGGCTTGCTGGCGAACGCGGTAGCGGCTGCTTCAGCGCCGAGCGCCTCAGGCGAGGGGCTTGCCAGGATACTGCCGGTCAATACGGGCAGCTCCGCGGTTTCGCTCGCCGTAACAACGGATCGCGTGTCCACTTCCTCGACCCGGCTGACAACTGCAGCCGCCGAGGGAAAGCTTTTCTCGGCGACAAAAGAGAGCGCCTCGACCGCAGGGACTGGGGGGACAGCAAGCGCCCTCTCCTGCCCGGTGTCGGCCAATACGGGGTAAGCGGGACCTTCTGCCGCCTGCCCGGCCACGTTTGCCCAGGCGAAGCCCACTACCAACGAAGCGGCCACGGCCGCAAACGCTACACGACGGCCCTTTTGGCCCATAGCGCAGCGCATGCGGGCGATCGCCGCCCAGGAGCCAAGCCCGGTGGAGCCCTCCACATCGCGCACCGCTTCGTTCATCAGCCTGCACCCGACCCGCTTGCGTCCGGCGGCAAAAGCTATGAGCAGGGCGTTGTCACACACCACGTTCACCAGGCGGGGTATCCCTGCCGAGGCCATCCACACCAAGCGGAGCGCCGTAGAACTGAACACGCCGACCTCTTTGCCACCCGCGCCCCTCAGGCGCGTGGTCACGTAAGCGCTGATTTCGCTCTGGCTCAAGGGCTCCAGCCTCGCTCGAGTACCGATGCGCTGCTGCAGCTGCCGCAGCGAGGGATCCCTGAGTTTATCTTCGAGTTCGGGCTGTCCCGATAGAACTATCTGCAGCGTTTTTTCCTTGGATGTTTCAAGGTTGGTGAGCAACCTCAGGCCCTCGAGCACGGCGTTGGGCAAGGTCTGGGCTTCGTCTATGAGCACGACCACGTTGCGACCCTCGACCAGGGATTCAAGGAGAAAACCGTTTAACCTGTCGAGCATCCCGAGCCTGGCGCAGCCCTCAACGTCAAGACCGAGTTCCATGCAGATGTACTCGAGCAGTTCATCAAAACTGACGCCGGGATTAAATATAAACACCACCGTGCTCTCGTCCTGTAGCTCTTCGGCGACGCGTTTGAGCAGCGTGGTTTTACCAGTACCGGCCTCGCCCACCAGTGAGATGCAGCCCTTGCGCGCGCGTATCCCGTACAGCACTGACGCCAATGCCTCCCGTGTAGTCGGGTTGACGTAATGAAAACGCGGGTCGGGTGTCAGGTTGAAGGGGTCTTCCGACAATCTGTAAAAATGAGCGTACATAGCCTGCTGCCTCCGCGATGCTCGCTACCCGTTCGGTGCCTGCCTGGCTCCGAGCTCGGACGGGACTCCATCGCAGTGAGCAAATGAGCAACCGCCGTGCCATGCCCCCCCCTGTTGGGTAGGAGTTACCCCCCGAGTGGGTATTCCAGAAATACCCAGTGTTTACGCGTCTTTCCAAGGATTTTACTGGACGGGACGCGAAAAGCCCTCCCCCCCTGTGGGTGGGGCGAGCCTTGCGAAATCAAGAGATCATTGCAGGCCTGCACGGCCAGGCGGGTAGTTACCCGACTCCCGGAACTCCTCGCGACGTAAACCGTGGGATTTCATCTTGCGGTGCAAGGTGGCCGCGTCGATCATCGCGTGTCCCGCGCTGACCGCTATGGCTCCCGCGTTACGCGACAGAAGGGACTCCAGGTACTCTTTTTCAGCGCGCCGGAGGTACTCTTTGAGCGGTAAGCGAAGGGTTCCGCTCGCCGCCTGCCCACCCATACCGCGGAGTTTACCCGGGGCGGTTGAGGGAATTTCAATCTCCGACAAGGCCGTCCCCCTGCACTTGATAATGGCCCGCTCAACCACGTTTCTCAGTTCACGGATGTTGCCTGGCCAGTGGTAACTCATCAGTTCACGAAGCGTCTTGTTCGAGGTGCTCTTGATATGCCGTTCCACGGCTATCGGGTTTGATTTCAACAGGTCAGCCACGAGCAGGGGCACGTCCTCGATCCTGTCCCTGAGTGGAGGCAGGTCAACCGGCACCACGTTTATGCGGTAGAAAAAATCTTCGCGCATTTCGCCGCGCTCAACCATCTGGTCGAGGTTCTGATTGGTTGCCGTTATTACCCGAAGATCTACCTTCAACAGCCGATTTCCGCCGAGTTTTTCGATCTCCCTCTGCTCCAGCACTCGCAGCAGCTTGAGCTGCATGGCCAGCGAGATGCTCTCGACCTCGTCGAGAAATAAGGTGCCCCCGCTGGACAGTTCTACCTTGCCCACACGGTCGGCCACCGCGCCCGTGAAGGCTCCCCTTTCGTAACCAAAGAGCTCGCTCTCGAGCAGGGTTTCGGGAAAAGCCGCGCAGTT
The DNA window shown above is from Candidatus Binatota bacterium and carries:
- a CDS encoding O-antigen ligase family protein; this encodes MAMITQQTMPAARGGQLAAYVAAVVVATVAALALRTGGGMVVLGAGSALLAGSLVLRRPVVGICIYVVTFLFTYPNFLIAGGNITINNVLGVVFLGMLAIGFIRERPGWLFTDPVMIALAIAALIFIVSAFAYMPPIEGASGVVVEKTLRVRAADYSVLIDMRDPRLKLITRYLFLVFLFFFVRTPREITAVMATVVACLVMTYFSISAEAGPFGWGTGRVRVLGDIGTALYTGRNPNKLAYFALFCLSLTWYYRGQVRHWFGRIAWVVAVVIPIIIIPLTASRSGVLNLLLFLTIVSMEGRFGLRRVVGMTVASLALLLQFGFQVNMVGAILPEEVAIRLTQFRARPEALAEGQIARGSFEKRGQNLVSSLVMIPRHPVFGVGLGNFSTERAAVDPYGEAAPPHNSYLWATVEGGLVVLILYLYIFINLFRRLRVLRREYAEGAYAPVGMKWAVDAMHTSLIGFVVFCLFADMWVNIVFYIIVGLCLSLIRLHEHYRETGTVLGGQPTVALAT
- a CDS encoding LysM peptidoglycan-binding domain-containing protein, with protein sequence MYAHFYRLSEDPFNLTPDPRFHYVNPTTREALASVLYGIRARKGCISLVGEAGTGKTTLLKRVAEELQDESTVVFIFNPGVSFDELLEYICMELGLDVEGCARLGMLDRLNGFLLESLVEGRNVVVLIDEAQTLPNAVLEGLRLLTNLETSKEKTLQIVLSGQPELEDKLRDPSLRQLQQRIGTRARLEPLSQSEISAYVTTRLRGAGGKEVGVFSSTALRLVWMASAGIPRLVNVVCDNALLIAFAAGRKRVGCRLMNEAVRDVEGSTGLGSWAAIARMRCAMGQKGRRVAFAAVAASLVVGFAWANVAGQAAEGPAYPVLADTGQERALAVPPVPAVEALSFVAEKSFPSAAAVVSRVEEVDTRSVVTASETAELPVLTGSILASPSPEALGAEAAATAFASKPSEERLDGVSASTRLAAILARSTAARLYDTSRPANPALHITAGAGVAAGRDVVVKNGDTIWDIAEAAYGNTLPATLDRIFEANPELGNPRKLAVGGTLFLPFNDARAMVSTGKPGSWQVLLVASVSLERLDGMRDLVTSQKAGVSLKTRRLEDGRGLGLFAVGFGDRDSALRVADLVVNSAVHEASLEPAGQLATDVSPASIPGA
- a CDS encoding sigma-54-dependent Fis family transcriptional regulator; protein product: MENARILVVDDDPLICRQMEDLFRERNATVECAGTAREALELLEDSAFSLALVDLKMPGSDGLSLTTEVGERWPDMPVIIVTGYASIKGAVEAMRHGAEDYITKPFEREDILLAAEKVMEKRKLIDEISYLRGQLSERFSFANMISRNPVMHELFETVESLAHNDATVLISGESGTGKELIARAIHYQGRRKEGRFVAINCAAFPETLLESELFGYERGAFTGAVADRVGKVELSSGGTLFLDEVESISLAMQLKLLRVLEQREIEKLGGNRLLKVDLRVITATNQNLDQMVERGEMREDFFYRINVVPVDLPPLRDRIEDVPLLVADLLKSNPIAVERHIKSTSNKTLRELMSYHWPGNIRELRNVVERAIIKCRGTALSEIEIPSTAPGKLRGMGGQAASGTLRLPLKEYLRRAEKEYLESLLSRNAGAIAVSAGHAMIDAATLHRKMKSHGLRREEFRESGNYPPGRAGLQ
- a CDS encoding tyrosine-protein kinase family protein; translated protein: MSRTYEALKRAENLRSGAAGTGRRDVAAPGIATATADEDFELRQAMASVNIGGEVKTVVVSSSLHGEGASSVAWLLARAAAAKGKNKVLLVDMNFRTPSLWRMAQAGSPEGVMNVISGEKTLDQVIQDTAESGVRLVTAGTGGDDAIVLLEKADMPALVKELASQADQVFIDVPPFALYPDAATVAGAVDGVVLVVEADSTPVVVASRTIEAVRKAGGEVLGSVLNKRREYIPVSISELVA